One Paucidesulfovibrio longus DSM 6739 DNA segment encodes these proteins:
- a CDS encoding molybdopterin-dependent oxidoreductase: MATNKSAFSRRSFIKGMVGAGVAGLLPCRFLVPQAQAAAFDPEEFQVFRNACPRNCYDTCSIKTYVKDGVVRFIEGAPESTFTRGGLCVKGYAYTRRPYSPDRVKYPMVQDGRRSGKWRRVSWDEAMDKIARKILELKEQDGNLLGLGMTKYSGNFGITNYAVEGLMSSLGYTTRFVGTPCWPAGIDAQNYDMGNMWCNDPEDMVKSKYIIIWGANPAWCSVHTMKYIMEAKRRGAKVVVVDPVFTQTAAKGDVYWQPKTASDGALALGMARHILDKGMVDRNFTDNHGLGFGEFADYLRGNVTVEWAAEQSGIPAEEIRQVAEEFASADPATIWIGYGMQRHTNGGASVRSIDALVAMTGNVGKEGGGARYGHLQTWGFNYNAMIQQKPEGSVGFVGGAAKGEFDFTSGSEASYSDRTVNINKTAQNILDTKDPALRMLWVSCKNPFGQDFDRPKLEKAFDTLEMVVTVDQFFNETVANSDIVLPVTTLFEEWTVNASYWHYWLGLNEQAIKPMYEAKSNIEIGMALSRKMNELSPGSCTFPQEPDTREWMAKEFNQGIYDLFGIDDWTALKNGPVKAKLASSASWSTFQFGTPSGKYEFRSDICKDNGHMALPEYMEPRKSYDKFRLLTPHTKFAIHSQFLNLDWMQEYDKQPYLYMHPEAAAEKGIKDLDMVRVFNKVGEQKVVAKLTTNVAKDCLLIYEAWFGKGSTFNVQNLVDDESADMGEYKAGAPGVAIHDQFADVEKA; encoded by the coding sequence ATGGCAACGAACAAAAGCGCCTTCAGCAGGCGTTCATTCATCAAGGGCATGGTCGGTGCCGGCGTGGCCGGGCTGCTGCCGTGCCGGTTCCTGGTGCCCCAGGCCCAGGCCGCGGCCTTCGATCCGGAAGAGTTCCAGGTGTTCCGCAACGCCTGCCCCCGCAACTGCTACGACACGTGCAGCATCAAGACCTACGTGAAGGACGGGGTGGTCCGGTTCATCGAGGGCGCTCCGGAGTCCACCTTCACCAGGGGCGGCCTGTGCGTGAAGGGCTACGCCTACACGCGCCGTCCCTACAGCCCCGACCGGGTCAAATATCCCATGGTCCAGGACGGACGCCGCAGCGGCAAGTGGCGGCGCGTCTCCTGGGACGAGGCCATGGACAAGATCGCCAGGAAGATTTTGGAGCTCAAGGAACAGGACGGCAACCTGCTTGGCCTGGGCATGACCAAGTATTCCGGAAACTTCGGCATCACCAACTACGCCGTGGAGGGCTTGATGTCCTCCCTGGGCTACACCACGCGCTTCGTGGGCACTCCGTGCTGGCCCGCGGGGATCGACGCCCAGAACTACGACATGGGCAACATGTGGTGCAACGACCCCGAAGACATGGTCAAGTCCAAGTACATCATCATCTGGGGGGCCAACCCGGCCTGGTGCTCGGTGCACACCATGAAATACATCATGGAGGCCAAGCGCCGGGGCGCCAAGGTGGTGGTCGTGGACCCGGTCTTCACCCAGACCGCGGCCAAGGGGGACGTCTACTGGCAGCCCAAGACCGCCAGCGACGGCGCCCTGGCCCTGGGCATGGCCCGCCACATCCTGGACAAGGGCATGGTGGACCGGAACTTCACGGACAACCACGGCCTCGGTTTCGGTGAGTTCGCCGACTACCTGCGCGGCAACGTCACCGTGGAGTGGGCCGCGGAGCAGAGCGGAATCCCGGCCGAGGAGATTCGGCAGGTGGCCGAGGAGTTCGCCTCCGCCGACCCCGCCACCATCTGGATCGGCTACGGGATGCAGCGCCACACCAACGGCGGCGCTTCGGTGCGCTCCATCGACGCCCTGGTGGCCATGACGGGCAACGTGGGCAAGGAAGGCGGCGGCGCGCGCTACGGCCATCTCCAGACCTGGGGATTCAACTACAACGCCATGATCCAGCAGAAGCCGGAAGGCTCGGTGGGCTTCGTGGGCGGCGCGGCCAAGGGCGAGTTCGACTTCACCTCCGGCTCCGAGGCCAGCTACTCGGACCGCACGGTGAACATCAACAAGACCGCGCAGAACATCCTCGACACCAAGGATCCGGCCCTCCGGATGCTCTGGGTCTCCTGCAAGAACCCCTTCGGCCAGGACTTCGACAGGCCCAAGCTGGAAAAGGCCTTCGACACCCTGGAGATGGTCGTCACCGTGGACCAGTTCTTCAACGAGACCGTGGCCAATTCGGACATCGTCCTGCCCGTGACCACCTTGTTCGAGGAATGGACCGTCAACGCCTCCTACTGGCACTACTGGCTGGGCCTCAACGAGCAGGCCATCAAGCCCATGTACGAGGCCAAGTCCAACATCGAGATCGGCATGGCTCTGTCCAGGAAGATGAACGAGCTTTCTCCTGGTTCGTGCACCTTCCCGCAGGAGCCGGACACCAGGGAATGGATGGCCAAGGAGTTCAACCAGGGCATCTACGACCTCTTCGGCATCGACGACTGGACCGCGCTCAAGAACGGACCCGTCAAGGCCAAGCTGGCCTCCTCGGCCTCGTGGAGCACCTTCCAGTTCGGCACGCCGTCCGGAAAGTACGAGTTCCGCTCGGACATCTGCAAGGACAACGGCCACATGGCGCTCCCGGAATACATGGAGCCGCGCAAGAGCTACGACAAGTTCCGCCTGCTCACCCCGCACACCAAGTTCGCCATCCATTCCCAGTTCCTGAACCTGGACTGGATGCAGGAATACGACAAGCAGCCCTACCTCTACATGCATCCGGAGGCCGCCGCGGAAAAGGGCATCAAGGATCTGGACATGGTCCGGGTCTTCAACAAGGTGGGCGAGCAGAAGGTGGTGGCCAAGCTGACCACCAACGTGGCCAAGGACTGCCTGCTCATCTACGAAGCCTGGTTCGGCAAGGGTTCGACCTTCAATGTCCAGAACCTGGTCGACGACGAATCCGCCGACATGGGCGAGTACAAGGCCGGAGCGCCGGGCGTGGCCATCCACGACCAGTTCGCCGACGTTGAAAAGGCCTAA
- a CDS encoding 4Fe-4S dicluster domain-containing protein, with the protein MKKQYAFLVDSELCIGCFTCAMACRNYYHPPEGVIWRQVYPLDEEIYPHRERAFYSLACNHCENPTCLNVCPVEAYTKREEDGVVVHHQEKCIGCGNCIRSCPYGAPKYNPVEKRAEKCSFCHERLDAGLKPACIQSCPTGALSMVDLAELEPGNQVQYPAGFPKMEDVNPSTRFILPKLPRLVRR; encoded by the coding sequence ATGAAGAAACAATACGCATTCCTGGTGGACTCCGAGCTGTGCATCGGCTGCTTTACCTGCGCCATGGCCTGCCGCAACTACTACCATCCGCCCGAAGGCGTGATCTGGCGGCAGGTCTATCCCCTGGACGAGGAGATCTACCCGCACCGGGAACGGGCCTTCTATTCCCTGGCCTGCAACCATTGCGAAAATCCGACCTGCCTGAACGTCTGTCCCGTGGAAGCCTACACCAAGCGCGAAGAGGACGGGGTGGTGGTCCACCATCAGGAGAAGTGCATCGGCTGCGGAAACTGCATCCGGTCCTGCCCCTATGGCGCGCCCAAGTACAATCCCGTGGAAAAGCGGGCCGAGAAGTGCAGCTTCTGCCACGAGCGGCTGGACGCCGGGCTCAAGCCCGCCTGCATCCAGTCCTGCCCCACGGGCGCGCTGAGCATGGTCGATCTCGCCGAGCTGGAGCCCGGCAATCAGGTGCAGTATCCGGCCGGCTTCCCGAAAATGGAGGATGTGAATCCGTCCACACGGTTCATCCTGCCCAAGCTTCCCAGACTGGTGAGGAGGTAA
- a CDS encoding dimethyl sulfoxide reductase anchor subunit family protein, with the protein MQSMEFPLVLFTVLSQAAVGLALMGAVRVSSGPQGRSPRREWIMVAGLIGLGLLASLFHLGHPTGAPRALVHLSTAWLSREVLLAGTFAVLAVLAVLVSKTEVNPVLAWAGSLVGLGLILSAGMTYAPPAFPAVNNALPATFFLLSAVTLGAGFGSWFASESRQPLMGGIFGAGLLVALVLYLVVPCVWLSGGAVMRMTGQTWLGSGFYWVHVAVLAACLLVFRLTKGIPVWLPVLLLLGELAGRAGFFADTIHTAANLGGLY; encoded by the coding sequence ATGCAATCCATGGAATTCCCGCTGGTCCTCTTCACTGTGCTCTCCCAGGCCGCCGTGGGTCTGGCGCTCATGGGCGCGGTGCGCGTTTCCAGCGGTCCGCAGGGCCGCAGCCCCCGCCGCGAGTGGATCATGGTCGCGGGCCTGATCGGGCTGGGGCTTCTGGCCTCGTTGTTCCACCTGGGCCACCCCACGGGCGCGCCCAGAGCCCTGGTCCATCTGTCCACGGCCTGGCTCAGCCGCGAGGTGCTGCTGGCCGGGACGTTCGCCGTCCTGGCGGTTTTGGCCGTGCTCGTCAGCAAGACCGAGGTCAACCCGGTTCTTGCCTGGGCCGGCTCCCTGGTCGGGCTGGGGCTGATCCTCTCGGCGGGCATGACCTACGCGCCGCCCGCCTTCCCCGCGGTGAACAACGCCCTCCCGGCCACCTTCTTCCTGCTCTCGGCCGTGACCCTGGGCGCGGGCTTCGGCAGCTGGTTCGCCTCCGAGTCCAGGCAGCCGCTTATGGGCGGCATCTTCGGGGCCGGATTGCTGGTGGCGCTCGTGCTCTATCTGGTCGTGCCCTGCGTGTGGCTTTCCGGCGGAGCGGTCATGCGCATGACCGGACAGACCTGGCTGGGTTCGGGCTTCTACTGGGTGCACGTGGCCGTGCTCGCGGCCTGCCTGCTCGTGTTCCGGCTGACCAAGGGCATCCCCGTCTGGCTGCCCGTGCTGCTCCTTTTGGGCGAGCTGGCGGGCCGGGCCGGGTTCTTCGCCGACACCATCCATACCGCCGCCAATCTGGGCGGACTGTACTGA
- a CDS encoding LuxR C-terminal-related transcriptional regulator, whose translation MHDLIGAQQHYWRMIQSIAEEEEYYLERWALRMDQAGYLRHTTAKRVDCVRALNDFLAPIREHWEQGIASPEYPWLIQDRDGWGGPQIETARRHRMRGITSDMYLGCFKTFIHSLLDVIEKLDGSYESKVQARRHVKLYGDALEVLFVRDWTRILPEMTARKLDETNRLLTLEKCRYENILNSTSALVFVVGSDGLVTKVNRSASQVLPQEKVLGAPVWQVLDLEGRSMEELLKYYPVGISCELSPFGNEGVYRMQISPIGSVSMASDEYMVMLNNVTVHAAQREILEHVVSERTEALRREKEQLEEMNITLRNVLKSIDKERAALLDEVTAKVNNQVLPALVRIEEENDEEIRKGYITVVKDQLARLAPGGGLADPLLLRLTHMETRVSQFIQAGQSSKDIANTLNLSLETVQTHRKNIRRKLGIQGKSVSLYAHLKTMGLNP comes from the coding sequence ATGCACGATCTGATCGGAGCGCAACAGCATTATTGGCGCATGATCCAGTCCATCGCCGAGGAAGAGGAATACTACCTGGAGCGCTGGGCCTTGCGCATGGACCAGGCCGGATACCTGCGCCACACCACGGCCAAGCGGGTGGACTGCGTCCGCGCTCTGAACGATTTTCTCGCCCCCATTCGGGAGCACTGGGAGCAGGGCATCGCGTCGCCCGAATATCCCTGGCTCATCCAGGACCGGGACGGCTGGGGCGGGCCGCAGATCGAGACCGCGCGGCGGCACCGCATGCGCGGCATCACCTCCGACATGTATCTGGGCTGCTTCAAGACCTTCATCCACAGCCTGCTCGACGTCATCGAGAAGCTGGACGGCTCCTACGAGAGCAAGGTCCAGGCCCGGCGGCACGTCAAGCTCTACGGCGACGCGCTGGAGGTTCTGTTCGTGCGGGACTGGACCCGGATTCTGCCGGAAATGACCGCGCGCAAGCTCGATGAAACCAACCGTCTGCTGACCCTGGAGAAGTGCCGCTACGAGAACATCCTCAATTCCACTTCGGCATTGGTCTTCGTGGTCGGCAGCGACGGCCTGGTGACCAAGGTCAACCGCTCCGCGAGCCAGGTGCTGCCGCAGGAAAAGGTGCTGGGAGCGCCCGTTTGGCAGGTTCTGGACCTGGAGGGCCGGTCCATGGAGGAGCTGCTCAAGTATTATCCCGTGGGCATCTCCTGCGAGCTGAGCCCGTTCGGCAACGAGGGCGTCTACCGCATGCAGATCAGCCCCATCGGCAGCGTGAGCATGGCCAGCGACGAATACATGGTCATGCTGAACAACGTCACGGTGCACGCGGCCCAGCGGGAGATTCTGGAGCATGTGGTTTCGGAGCGGACCGAAGCTCTGCGCAGGGAAAAGGAGCAGCTCGAGGAAATGAACATCACCCTGCGCAACGTGCTCAAGAGCATCGACAAGGAACGCGCGGCGCTGCTCGACGAGGTCACGGCCAAGGTCAACAATCAGGTTCTGCCCGCCCTCGTCCGCATCGAGGAGGAGAACGACGAGGAAATCCGCAAGGGGTACATCACCGTGGTCAAGGACCAGCTGGCCCGGCTGGCTCCTGGCGGCGGGCTCGCGGACCCGCTGCTGCTCCGGCTGACCCATATGGAAACCCGCGTGAGCCAGTTCATCCAGGCCGGACAATCTTCCAAGGATATCGCCAACACGTTGAACCTCTCCCTGGAAACCGTGCAGACGCACCGCAAGAACATTCGCCGCAAGCTCGGCATCCAGGGCAAGAGCGTCAGCCTCTACGCCCACCTCAAGACCATGGGCCTGAACCCCTGA
- a CDS encoding molecular chaperone TorD family protein → MDKIILNRKAAVLRDFFASVDAGDLREAAEGIAAQFDLPLDAATDWTEVEYDFNRLFVGPAAVPAPPYASAYQAGREQPALMGEPALEARRAYERLGLAVPNQGTTPDDHLAFELDAVVALDGLDPAGAGNESAQVKAWLIAEHMGAWVPRFAEAVEGQRGVSAPVAVAVKALTVWLEAARSEIEAERTGQSLHNDGT, encoded by the coding sequence ATGGATAAAATTATTTTGAATCGGAAGGCGGCGGTACTCCGCGACTTTTTCGCGTCCGTGGACGCGGGGGATCTGCGTGAGGCCGCCGAGGGCATCGCCGCGCAGTTCGACCTGCCTTTGGACGCCGCCACGGACTGGACCGAGGTCGAGTACGATTTCAACCGGCTTTTCGTCGGTCCGGCAGCGGTTCCTGCCCCGCCGTACGCCTCGGCCTACCAAGCGGGGCGGGAGCAGCCAGCGCTCATGGGCGAACCCGCCCTGGAGGCGCGGCGGGCCTATGAGCGGCTCGGCCTGGCCGTGCCGAACCAGGGAACCACGCCCGATGACCATCTGGCCTTCGAGCTGGACGCGGTCGTGGCCCTGGACGGATTGGATCCCGCCGGGGCCGGAAACGAATCTGCCCAGGTGAAGGCATGGCTCATCGCCGAGCACATGGGCGCCTGGGTGCCGCGTTTTGCCGAGGCGGTCGAAGGGCAGCGGGGAGTCAGCGCGCCGGTGGCCGTCGCCGTCAAGGCGCTGACCGTCTGGCTGGAAGCCGCCCGGAGCGAAATCGAGGCGGAACGGACCGGACAAAGCTTGCATAATGATGGAACGTAA